One genomic window of Micromonospora sp. WMMD1128 includes the following:
- a CDS encoding YbaB/EbfC family nucleoid-associated protein: MNVDDRVEELFAEYARQRSSLSDLQERMRKVQGSATSPRREVTVTVGQNGVLTEIAFPTGAYRRMTPTELQTTILQTFAEAKEKVMEQAAELIAPLLPPGMDAARMVRGEAGPDMYLPPGGPRMTSGVRALLGLSPEQP, from the coding sequence GTGAACGTGGACGATCGCGTCGAGGAGCTGTTCGCGGAGTACGCACGGCAGCGCAGCAGCCTGAGCGACCTTCAGGAACGGATGAGGAAGGTGCAGGGCTCCGCCACCTCGCCCCGACGCGAGGTGACCGTCACGGTCGGGCAGAACGGCGTACTGACCGAGATCGCCTTCCCGACCGGCGCGTACCGGCGGATGACCCCCACCGAGTTGCAGACCACCATCCTGCAGACCTTCGCCGAGGCGAAGGAGAAGGTGATGGAACAGGCGGCGGAGCTGATCGCGCCGCTGCTGCCACCGGGCATGGACGCGGCCAGGATGGTACGCGGTGAGGCCGGCCCCGACATGTACCTGCCGCCCGGCGGACCCCGGATGACGAGCGGTGTCCGCGCCCTGCTCGGCCTCAGCCCGGAACAGCCGTGA
- a CDS encoding WXG100 family type VII secretion target, producing the protein MTMPTVQTTDPGMQAAANEFANKAQEFTGHLRSVNSEMAALQASWHGTASNNFNQAMDNWERSFQTVINQLLHMLDVMGVTTAGYRTAEDDASQTAQSFGSALPGV; encoded by the coding sequence GTGACCATGCCAACGGTGCAGACCACCGACCCGGGTATGCAGGCGGCGGCCAACGAGTTCGCCAACAAGGCCCAGGAGTTCACCGGTCACCTCCGCAGCGTCAACTCGGAGATGGCCGCGCTCCAGGCGAGTTGGCACGGTACCGCCTCGAACAACTTCAACCAGGCGATGGACAACTGGGAGCGGTCCTTCCAGACCGTCATCAACCAGTTGCTGCACATGCTGGACGTGATGGGCGTCACGACCGCCGGCTACCGGACCGCCGAGGACGACGCGTCGCAGACCGCCCAGTCGTTCGGTTCGGCGCTCCCCGGCGTCTGA
- a CDS encoding WXG100 family type VII secretion target, whose amino-acid sequence MSNYRFDFNQADATLYDMNQINGRISSALDEMERNVERSLQEWTGDARSAYYVAKAEWRNAAGAMTVHLERARQTLLTISDNYGTTEQRHSKIWNDVRGG is encoded by the coding sequence GTGTCCAACTACCGGTTCGACTTCAACCAGGCCGACGCCACCCTCTACGACATGAACCAGATCAACGGCCGCATCTCGAGCGCGCTCGACGAGATGGAACGCAACGTCGAACGGAGTCTCCAGGAATGGACCGGTGACGCGCGCAGCGCCTATTACGTGGCCAAGGCCGAGTGGCGCAACGCCGCCGGCGCGATGACGGTCCACCTTGAGCGGGCCCGACAGACGCTGCTCACGATCTCCGACAACTACGGGACCACCGAGCAGCGGCACTCC